Proteins encoded within one genomic window of Anastrepha ludens isolate Willacy chromosome 4, idAnaLude1.1, whole genome shotgun sequence:
- the LOC128862181 gene encoding putative odorant receptor 85d produces the protein MSGAFKSEEPAATIQDFVKIPLYLISLNGVKLFKWTPNEPTTRKQKILFRTCFSMVSFNVVSMTLFFLFDELESALDYTAFIIYWGYMLNSLMKGGTLWLGRHELESVVKSLLARHPKTAKERQAYRVVEYFKKIRIYNMYLAIWHLATASFFNLHPITTSIIEYLWREDKEQEFNYRFPFIMWYYFDEERPIPYFITYVIQCCGSLYMSFLFLGGDLLLITLVHLVNMHFEYLGKYIEEFQPTGTDEDMKMLGPVLSYHREILGYSEKIDSAFSISILLNYIGSCVVLCLIGLQLVTGTEFVSILKFFAFLIATMVHVYLISYFGNNLIDLSLGISKAFYNHPWYNANYKYMRMLVLPIARAQRYAHLTACQFFEISMDSFKSLCTTSYQFFTLLRTSLEDEEG, from the exons ATGTCTGGAGCCTTCAAATCCGAAGAACCTGCAGCAACTATTCAGGACTTCGTCAAAATACCACTCTATCTAATAAGTCTCAATGGCGTGAAACTTTTTAAATGGACACCTAACGAGCCAACAACCCGCAAACAAAAGATATTATTTCGCACGTGTTTCTCCATGGTGTCTTTCAATGTCGTTAGCATGACGCTGTTCTTCTTGTTCGATGAATTGGAGAGCGCCTTAGATTACACTGCATTCATCATCTACTGGGGGTACATGCTCAACTCGTTGATGAAAGGTGGCACACTATGGCTTGGCCGTCATGAACTGGAATCAGTAGTCAAGAGTTTGTTGGCAAGGCATCCGAAAACGGCAAAGGAGCGCCAGGCCTACCGTGTAGTAgagtattttaagaaaataaggaTCTACAACATGTATCTGGCAATTTGGCATCTAGCCACCgcctcattttttaatttacatccCATCACTACATCGATCATTGAGTACTTGTGGCGTGAGGACAAAGAACAAGAATTCAATTATAGATTTCCATTCATTATGTGGTActattttgatgaggagcgaccaatTCCTTATTTTATAACCTACGTTATTCAATGTTGTGGTTCATTATATatgtcgtttttgtttttgggtggcGATTTGTTGCTCATAACTTTGGTACATTTGGTCAATATGCATTTTGAGTATTTGGGAAAATATATCGAGGAGTTTCAACCGACTGGAACTGATGAAGATATGAAAATGTTGGGACCAGTGCTGTCATATCATCGCGAAATATTGGG CTATTCCGAGAAAATCGATTCCGCTTTCAGCATATCCATTCTTCTCAACTATATCGGTTCATGCGTCGTACTTTGTCTCATCGGTCTGCAACTAGTGACTGGTACAGAGTTCGTGAGCATACTCAAATTCTTTGCTTTTCTTATCGCAACTATGGTTCACGTCTATTTAATCTCTTACTTCGGCAACAATCTTATCGACTTG AGCCTCGGTATAAGTAAAGCCTTTTACAATCATCCGTGGTACAATGCGAATTATAAGTACATGCGCATGTTGGTTCTGCCCATAGCACGAGCACAGCGGTACGCCCATCTGACGGCTTGTCAATTCTTCGAGATCTCAATGGATAGTTTCAAGTCG CTCTGTACGACTTCTTACCAATTCTTCACGCTCTTGAGAACCAGTTTGGAAGATGAAGAAGGTTAG